Sequence from the Maribellus comscasis genome:
ATCTGAAAGATTCACTTTAATCTGCTCCTCGGTGTAGTGCACCAGCTCAATAATTGCGCTTTTTATTTTTTCAACGAGGATACTCTTTTTATCATCCATTAAAAGTAGCCCGGATTTTTTTAATGCCGTTCCTAACTGTTTTAATTGTTCAGCCTCTACATTCCCTATAATATTAGCTTCTCCAATCTTTACATACGTATATCGAAGCCCAATTTTTTCCAATTCGGCTTTCACCACCATCTGGCAGCGTATGCAAACCATATTTTTGATGTAGAGTTTCAAATAATTTATTTCGTTTCACAATGATTGGCTTGAATTTAGCATCTCAAAATCTGTTATCAATTTTTAACCGAGCCATATTATATTTTCTAAACTTACTGATATTAATCGAGTTTATTGGAAAACAGCCATCGACTTTTTCTTTTTTGAAACTGGAACAGCAGTTAGTTTGGCCGACTCGTCAAACTCCCCAAGAAACTTTAACATTTTGATGTGTTGCCATACTGCCTGTGCAAAATTCTTGTTAACATGATACGGAAGGTTATGTTCTTTGGCTTTCGCCTGAACAATTTCTGAAATATCCCTGTAGTGTATATGGCTGATGTAAGGGAATAAATGGTGTTCCACCTGGTAATTCAAGCCACCGACCAGCCAGGAAAAGATTGTGCTTTTAGGTGAATAATCGCATGTAGTGTACAACTGATGTATCGTCCAGTTATTATCTAATTCACCATTTCCGTCAGGAATCGGATATTCTGAAGTTGGAACTACATGAGCGGTTTGAAAAATAGTGCTTAACACCAGTCCGCTTGTAAAATGCATCAGTAAAAATCCGCCAATTACCCAGTACCATGAAACAGGAATTGTCAACAGCGGAATTATCAGAAATACACTGTAATAAAGAATTTTTGAAATTATTATATCAATCAGCAACTTGTTAAAATTTCGCTTGCTACTCAATTTTGCACCCATCTCTTCGTACTTTTTTAATCGTTTGAAATCTTTGGCTACAATCCACGAAATCGTCATCAGGCTATAAAAGAACCATGCGTATATATGCTGATAACGGTGTATCGCTTTTATTGGGCGGTGAGGTGAAAACCGTAAAATTCCCGGAGGAGCAATATCTTCATCATGCCCTTCAATATTGGTAAATCCATGGTGAAGGGTGTTATGTTGAAAGCGCCAGTTGGCCGGAAAACCACCAAGCAAATACAATGAATTGCCAAAAAATCGGTTCACTTTCTGGTTTTTGGAAAAAGAACCATGATTGGCATCGTGCATGGTAACCATTCCGAGTCCCGACATTCCAAGCCCCATAATAAACCAACACAACAATACCAGGATTACAGAAGATACTAATCCTGAAATCATAAGTATAAAAGGAGCCAGATATAAAAGGCTCATAAAAATAGTTTTCACATAGATTTTCCAATTTCCATGCGGTTGTATATTGTTTTTGCTAAAATACTCGTTTACTGAATTTCTTAAATCAGTTGTAAAATCGAGCTTATCTTTTGAATATTTTATGTTTCCCATTATTCTAATTTTAATTTTTTATTGTTTTCTGAACGGCTCTGGTTGTTTAACCTGTTACCACCAAAACCAGATTTTTAGTATATTCTCACCTTAAGTGTTTATTTTGAATGGCGGATAATTTTTATCGGATGACTTAATATTTGTGCCGGTTTTGTCTAAGTCCGTAAACTGTTCTGAAATGATAACCGTACACTGCCAAAGTTATGGCGTCTATAAAAAGGTTGGGTTTATTCATCAATGTCCAGACGATAAACTTCCAATATTCGAACCTGCCCTTGTTCAGCATACCCAATATAAAAATGGATTTAAAAAACGCCTTTATCCGGGCAAAGTCAATGTTGCTTTTACCAACTTTTACCGGTTTGTAATTCAGGAACAATTCCCTGATGCGCTTGTAATAGGGTTTTTCCTTATAAATATTGTTTATGATATATTGGTAGCCATCCTGTAACTTTTGATTATCCATTTTTGGTATAAAGTTCATTGTAAAATCGGTGTTGCTCCCGGTTGCATCAACGGTCAGCCTGTTTTCCTTTTCCATTTGTTTATATAGTCGGGTGTTTTTTGGTGCATTGAGCAAGCCTACCATAGCCGATACGATTCCGCTTTTCTGAATAAAATCGATTTGCCGCTGGAATACGGTGGAAGTATCACTGTCGAAACCTACGATAAACCCACCAGAAACCTGTAACCCAGCCTTCTGGATTTGCTTGACATTTTCCAGTAAATCCCGGTTTTCATTCTGAATTTTGTGGCAACTCTGTAAAGATTCTTCAACCGGAGTTTCAATTCCTATGAAAGTTGAAATAAATCCCGCTTCACGCATCATCGTCAGTAACCGGTCATCGTCGGCAAGGTTTATCGAAGTTTGTGCGCTAAAACTGAAAGGATGGTTGTGTAATTTCATCCATTCAATTATTGCAGGAAGCAACTCGTTTTTAATAATTTTTTTATTCCCGATAAAATTATCATCTACAACGGATACTGCCCCTTGCCAATTCAGGTTATAAAGTGTTTCCAATTCTTTTATTATCTGTTCTTTGGTTTTCATTCTTACTTTGTGCCCGAGTAATGCTGTAATTTCACAGAAATTGCACGAAAAGGGACATCCCCTTGATACCTGAAGGCTCATGGAAGCATATGCTTTTAAATTCAATAAGTAAAAATCGGGAACCGGAGAAAACGATAAATCGGCATATTCATTGGTCTGATAAATTCTTTTTGGCGGGACCCCATTTTGTAAATCGCATAAAAACAAGGGAAGCGTAATTTCTGCTTCGTTTAAAATGAAATGATCGATTTGCGAATAATTATCAAATTCCTGGGTAAACAAAGGGCCGCCAGCAATAACCTTTAGTGGATAATTTTTACAACGGGCTAAAATTTCAGATACAGATTCTTTTTGAACATACATACTGCTCAGAAAAACATAATCTGCCCATTCCAGGTCTTCGTTTTTAAGCTCCTCAATATTTAAATCAATCAACTTTTTCTGCCAATTCTCCGACAACATGGCTGAAACTGTTATTAATCCTAATGGAGGCACGGCAGCTCTCTTGGAAATAAACTTTAACGCATGCTTAAAACTCCAGTAAGTATCGGGGTATTTTGGATATATCATCAGAACTTTCATGAAATTAGTATTTAATTGATTTAAAATTAAGACACGTGGAAATCATTCCATGTCTTCCTATCTTCTTAAAAAGAATAAACTAATGGCCTAAAAATACATCACGATTTTACCAGGATAAAATGAAAGGGATAAGCAAAAGTTTTTTGGGACAAAATATAATCTGGAAGGATGAATACTAAAATACAATGGTGAATGCCATTCGCCCCTGCACCCTAAAACAAGTCCTTTACAACCATTAAATACTGACGGGAAACTGGAATTGTCTCTTTTGTATCAATAAGTGTCAACCAGTAGTTATTAAAGTTTTTATTCAACTTATCGATGTATTGGATATTGACAATACTTGAGCGGTGTGTGCGTACAAAATTATTAAACTCTTTTAGTTGTTTTTCGATATTCTTCAGGGTATTCCGAACCATCTTTTTCCTAATCTCGCCACCGTCCCGAAAACCTATTTCCACATAATTATCAGCTGATTTTACAAAAATAATCTCTGATATCTGTAGCCTGATATTATCGGCTTCATTCTCAGAAATGAATTCAATAAACTTGTCTGCGTAGCTTTCTGAGAATTGCCTTATTTTGTCCTGCATCATCCTGTTTTCCTCCAAAAGCTTCTTGTATTTTCCGTGCGTCGATGAAAAGGTTTCTTTCAAATATATGGTAACAGGTGCGCTTAGGTTAATAACTACAACGCGCAGAACAATATTAAACGTAATTCCTGTATTTCCAACATAGCGAATATAAAATACAAACGCAATGCTGATTAAAGCTATCTGCGAAAAGTAATACAGAGAATTCAGCATTGGACGATATACTCCATCCAAATTGTTGCGAAGGAGGTGGCGTTGAAAAATAATTTGTATGATTACCTGAATAATAAAAATTATTAAGCCATAGCCGGCAATAAACAAATTTTTATTCTCAAGTTCGAATTTATGTGAAGGAAAAGGTTGGAAAAAAAGGATAAACAGGAACACAGAAATGCTGATCACCAGATAAATCTTAAAATATCTTTTTGATAGCGAAATAAACTGATCTATAATATTGTTCGACATTTTTTTTGTGATTTAAATCAGAATTAATTGAGTAACGGGTGGCATTTTATAATCGCCAATAACTATTTTTAATAAATCATTCTGATGCCTTTTCTGCTTAATCTATGGTTTCTTACAACAAAACAATCTAAAAATAGGGAAATAACTAATTTAAATTAAACGAATCGACAAGTTTTATATTAAAATTCGGGAACCCAAATCAAAAGTATTGTTGATGATTTTGTGTTGGCTTGCTTTTATACATGTAAAATATGCAGATCCTGATGGCATTTAATTTCAAAGGGTAAGTGGATATTTGCGTCCTTAATTTATCAGTTCAAAAACGACCAGAGAAATGACTATTTTCATGACAGATACTATTTTGTTTTACATTAGTAGATTTTATAAAGCCGAAAGGTCTTCTAGAAGCTTTAATTCTGCTATCAAATGGTTCGAATTTTGTACCGTAGGGTTCACCAGAAAACAAGGCGCTTACAGAAATATAAGTGCCTTTTGTTTTTAATGGGTACAACATAGGTACAACAAAATCACCCAATAAAAAGTACCAAAAATTAACAGATACATAGAGTCATTCTATGTTATTCAACATTTCGAAAGCCAAATACAGCCAAATGAGCGTAAAATATACGCCAACACGGATTTTCATTTGATTGCACCTGAAAGATTATTTACTTTTAATCAGTTAATTATCAATGCTATTGAAAAAATAAAATAGTGTTGACGTTTGATGGAATTAGTACTCAAATAGGCAAATATGGAAACAATAATCAAGAAATCAGGACTGCTTATTTTTCGATTCAACAGGAAACTCCGATGGATCTTCAATATTCGAATATTGCAAAACCACAATACAACGATCCTTTTCATCCTGATTGTATGTCTTTTGATTCTGTTATTTGGACTTTGGGGCATGGGATTTTCATTTATCCATGTTATCCTTTACTCTGCCATAAGCATAACAATACTTTTCTTGACTTTACTTTTTGTCGGATCATTGAATGAAGCTCGCAGGTTATCAAAACAAGTACCTTCCAGCTGTTTTCAGTTTGTAAAAAGTAATTTGAATGGGATCTACCTGCCAGACCTGGGATTCACAGAAAACGATCGGGAAAATATAAACCTGGTATTAAATGGACTTGAAACAAAAAGCAGAATCGATTTTAAACTGGTATCCGACAATCGGGCTGCAGCTGATTATAAAAAGCTGTTTCGCATTCTTCATCTGCTAATTGATGGAGGAATCAAAGATTTCAAAAAAGAACGCAAGGAGCAACTCTTTAAACTCATTGAATCAACTTTCACATTAAACGGTTCAGATGTTAACAGGGCGAGTTTGAACTCGCGGTTTTCAGAATGGGCGAATGAAAACGAATCCAACTTTTCGGAGAATTTAAACGAATTTCAAAAGATTCTGAATTTGTAGAAAGTATTTCTCTCGTATTTTCCCCGTAACGACAATTTCCTTCTTGTTATACTGCCATATACAAGCACATATTTGTTTATGAAAATTTTACGAATCAGGCATTATTTTTCATCAAATATATGCAACATATAAAACGAAACAATTTTTTCAAAACAAGTTCAAAGCGGAATCAAGCAGATAAAGAACCTGCTTTTCGAAAACAAAACAGTTTTTTATGTGGAAGAACTGGCTCAGAATATGGGGCTGTCGAAAAGTAAAAGCAACAAAATTCATTTTTATTAACAGGCGACAATATTATGCTGCATATAACAGATACTGTTTTACAAAGAATGTAAGTACAAAATACCGGGGGTTGCAACCCCCGGTATTTTAATTTACACAGTTTATGAGATAGTGCTCCATAACACTTAGTTACGACAGATTAAAATAATTCAAAATTACTACACTTTTTGTTTTTTATAGTGTTGTGCTGTTTCTTTCTTTGCCTTTTCTATTTTTATTGCCAGGCACTTCCGGTGAAAATCACGGAGTTCGTCCAGTTGTTTTTCAGGTAATTCTTCGATAAGTTCTATCCGTTTGGCCTGATCTTCAGTTTTCCAGTATTCAACAAACGGGCAATCTCAATAATATCGGCCTGACCGTTATTGATAACCCGGGCATAGTACAGTGCATAAACGAGCTCCACCGCATTAATATTAGGCCCCGTCCACTCTAAAGTCGAAATAGGTTTATTGTGGTTAAAATTCATAAAGCTCTTCTTTGGATTAACCTTCAGTTTTGATATTTCATCGTATAGGCATTTTTGAAGCTGTTCACATACCATCATTTTTGCCAACGTACAATCTTAACCGGTTGAAAAGTCGGGTCAAGATAATTTGGAATATGGTCAATATGAATCCTGCGATCTGTATTACCACGTAAAAAATAAATGTGGTCCGAATATGTCTTTTTTCATTTGTAGTACTGGTAAAATGCCTTGTCTTCTTCTATTTCTTTTGTATGTTTTTGCAGCATGTACTTCAAATATCCGATTTGATCAGCATCTTCTGATTCCGGCCTGTGGGATTCGATGTTAAATACCTCGGTATAATATATCAGTTTACTAAATACCTTTGGTTTTATGTGTTTGAAAAAGTAAATTTCTTCTGCATCGTTTAAGAATCCATTCTTAAATACCATTTCCCTAAGTTTCAGGATAACTTTGTTGCATAATCCAATTGCTTTCTCCGTTGTTTCGATAAAACAATGCGGTTGGATTTCTAATTGGGATAATTCGTTTTCAAGTTTTCTGATTGTTGCATTGTATGCCGGGCTTTTCATGATCTAACATTTTTTGGGTACGTACAGTCTTTATTAATAAAAAATATTACCGCTGTGGTACCGGGGTTTTATAACTCTTTATATTTTAATTTCATATTTCAATTTATTTTCAACATTATTTAGGGACAAAATCCCGGAAGTATATTTCAACTCCCGGGAAGCCTTATTGCCCACGGCAATAAAGGGATCTAACTAAACGAATCAACTATGTGCTGTAATTGTCTGTTATTTTGTTTCTAATATTTTTCTTTCTAAGATTGAATCCCAGTTATTATTAATGTCATACGTCCATTTTATTTTTCCACTTCGATGGTTACTCCGTAATAGGCAGGGTTATCAATTTTATCTTTCTTTTGAACATTTATAATGATAGTTGAGTAAAGATAAAAGTTCCTCTTTTTCAATTTCATCAACAAAATCAAATTTTTCTTTTGGTGAAAGATGATCGAAGCCTTTTACGGGATAATCTGGCAACCTTTTTCCTGCCGGGCAACTATATAAAATACCGAATAATATAGTCATGTTATCCATGATCAAAAACGAGATAACTAATATTGTAATGGTCTGATTTTATTAATCAATAAATTCTCTAATCCTTTTTAAGTTAATTCCATTTTCTATCAAAACACAATTTACTCCCAGCTTCTCTATTTGTTCTATGTTTCTTTGCTCATCATCAAAAAAGACTACCCGTTCTGGATTAGATCCGGTTAGATTCAAAATATTTTTAAAATGCGCTTCTTTACTACCCGGATAAACTTCCGTTACATCAAAGTATTTGTCAATATTGAATAGTTTTAATAATTGGTTTGCCCAGTCCCGCTGATATGTACGTGAAGCAGCGGCTATTATTTTCTCATTTTCTTTTAGATATTCCAGAATGTTAATTGCATTAGGATAAAGACGTATCCACCGACCTCCCCTGTCATATAATTTTCCGTTTTCCCACAGATACGGGGGACTAGTCTCGCTACACCAGATATCACCTGCATTCCAGATTGTAAAATCAAGCTCAAAGACAAAAACTTCCATTTTCACAAACTTAATTCAACACGCTGAATAATATGGTCCTGGTAAACTTCATCCAATTCAGTAAAATAGCCGCTCCAGCCCCAAACACGTACAATCAGGTTTTTATGTTCTTCGGGATGTTCTTTTGCTTCAAACAATTGCTCCCGGTTCACAGCATTTATTTGAAGTTGGTGGCCTCCCAGCTCCATATACGATTTTACCAGCATTGACACTTTCCGGACACTTTCTGAATTTCGAAATACTGTATCATGTAATTCAAGTGTAAGCGGACCGCCATTCATTATTTTCTTCATGTCGGGTTTGGAAAATGACCTGATTATTGATACAGGGCCATTTAATTTGACATTCAATGCCGGAGAAAAGTTTGCAGAAAGCGGTTCACTATTTTTCCTCCCGTCGGCCGACGCCCCAATGTCCTTCACATGCCACAAATAGTACATTGCACTGCCAGACCCCGGCCTGAAATTTCCTCCTCTTTCGTTAACCATGCCGGCTGTTAATTCCGAAAAATCATCCAGCAACTCTATGGCTATATTATCAACAAAGTCGTCATCGTTGCCCATCTTTGGTGCATCGTATCTCAATTTCTGCCAAAGATCGTCATGCCCGTCAAAATTATTTTCAAGGGCATCCATGAGTTCTTCAGCACTGACCGTTTGTTCGTCAAAAACATATTTTTTTATGGCAGCCAAAGAATCCGCCGCTGTTGATAATCCTGTTCCGTGAATACCGTAATTGTTATATTTCGCCCCGAAAGAAATATCTTTTGCATTTTCTACGCAGCCATTCATCAGCAACGACTGAAAAGGGGCCGGCTCCATATAAATATTCCGGAGCCCTGAAACCTGGCAATCCAATTCTTCCCCGATTTGCCGTTTAATCCCTCCCATAAAAGTTTTAAAGTCCTTGCTTT
This genomic interval carries:
- a CDS encoding fatty acid desaturase family protein, giving the protein MGNIKYSKDKLDFTTDLRNSVNEYFSKNNIQPHGNWKIYVKTIFMSLLYLAPFILMISGLVSSVILVLLCWFIMGLGMSGLGMVTMHDANHGSFSKNQKVNRFFGNSLYLLGGFPANWRFQHNTLHHGFTNIEGHDEDIAPPGILRFSPHRPIKAIHRYQHIYAWFFYSLMTISWIVAKDFKRLKKYEEMGAKLSSKRNFNKLLIDIIISKILYYSVFLIIPLLTIPVSWYWVIGGFLLMHFTSGLVLSTIFQTAHVVPTSEYPIPDGNGELDNNWTIHQLYTTCDYSPKSTIFSWLVGGLNYQVEHHLFPYISHIHYRDISEIVQAKAKEHNLPYHVNKNFAQAVWQHIKMLKFLGEFDESAKLTAVPVSKKKKSMAVFQ
- a CDS encoding B12-binding domain-containing radical SAM protein, encoding MKVLMIYPKYPDTYWSFKHALKFISKRAAVPPLGLITVSAMLSENWQKKLIDLNIEELKNEDLEWADYVFLSSMYVQKESVSEILARCKNYPLKVIAGGPLFTQEFDNYSQIDHFILNEAEITLPLFLCDLQNGVPPKRIYQTNEYADLSFSPVPDFYLLNLKAYASMSLQVSRGCPFSCNFCEITALLGHKVRMKTKEQIIKELETLYNLNWQGAVSVVDDNFIGNKKIIKNELLPAIIEWMKLHNHPFSFSAQTSINLADDDRLLTMMREAGFISTFIGIETPVEESLQSCHKIQNENRDLLENVKQIQKAGLQVSGGFIVGFDSDTSTVFQRQIDFIQKSGIVSAMVGLLNAPKNTRLYKQMEKENRLTVDATGSNTDFTMNFIPKMDNQKLQDGYQYIINNIYKEKPYYKRIRELFLNYKPVKVGKSNIDFARIKAFFKSIFILGMLNKGRFEYWKFIVWTLMNKPNLFIDAITLAVYGYHFRTVYGLRQNRHKY
- a CDS encoding LytTR family DNA-binding domain-containing protein — translated: MSNNIIDQFISLSKRYFKIYLVISISVFLFILFFQPFPSHKFELENKNLFIAGYGLIIFIIQVIIQIIFQRHLLRNNLDGVYRPMLNSLYYFSQIALISIAFVFYIRYVGNTGITFNIVLRVVVINLSAPVTIYLKETFSSTHGKYKKLLEENRMMQDKIRQFSESYADKFIEFISENEADNIRLQISEIIFVKSADNYVEIGFRDGGEIRKKMVRNTLKNIEKQLKEFNNFVRTHRSSIVNIQYIDKLNKNFNNYWLTLIDTKETIPVSRQYLMVVKDLF
- a CDS encoding RteC domain-containing protein encodes the protein MAKMMVCEQLQKCLYDEISKLKVNPKKSFMNFNHNKPISTLEWTGPNINAVELVYALYYARVINNGQADIIEIARLLNTGKLKIRPNG
- a CDS encoding RteC domain-containing protein, coding for MKSPAYNATIRKLENELSQLEIQPHCFIETTEKAIGLCNKVILKLREMVFKNGFLNDAEEIYFFKHIKPKVFSKLIYYTEVFNIESHRPESEDADQIGYLKYMLQKHTKEIEEDKAFYQYYK
- a CDS encoding magnesium-dependent phosphatase-1, with product MEVFVFELDFTIWNAGDIWCSETSPPYLWENGKLYDRGGRWIRLYPNAINILEYLKENEKIIAAASRTYQRDWANQLLKLFNIDKYFDVTEVYPGSKEAHFKNILNLTGSNPERVVFFDDEQRNIEQIEKLGVNCVLIENGINLKRIREFID